Proteins encoded in a region of the Saccharothrix ecbatanensis genome:
- a CDS encoding Gfo/Idh/MocA family protein, which yields MRTLVVGLGRAGAELHLPVLTRARTSVRQLFDDRPIVACDPRRLPAERPGLAMAGSLAEAAALLDPADTVAHVCTPPTVRAEVMVELAERGFRNVISEKPLAADTDDLARLTRLRRKYGLRIAVVEPWLTSSLTVRLTELVRGGTLGEPRAISIVQNKPRFRRSLTRPSHLTAFDVELPHGVALALRLAGSARVTHAAGYDLTVGDVVVPRMGGARIGLRHNSGVRTEISSDLTSPVRERRITVEFERGSAVGHYAVSDDDDHSQLTVTVNGRSEHEVLRDDSLTEWMIRAYRLFVAGGDQHARGFAFATDVVQLLSVAKNICAEPVIPTARGEASPGPVAVHVR from the coding sequence GTGCGGACACTCGTCGTGGGGTTGGGCCGGGCCGGGGCGGAACTGCACCTGCCGGTGCTGACCAGGGCGCGGACCTCGGTCCGACAGCTGTTCGACGACCGGCCGATCGTGGCGTGCGACCCGCGGCGGCTGCCGGCGGAACGACCCGGCCTGGCGATGGCGGGCAGCCTCGCGGAGGCCGCCGCGCTGCTCGACCCGGCCGACACCGTGGCGCACGTGTGCACCCCGCCGACCGTGCGCGCCGAGGTGATGGTCGAGCTGGCCGAACGCGGCTTCCGCAACGTGATCTCGGAGAAGCCGCTCGCCGCCGACACCGACGACCTCGCCCGGTTGACCAGGCTGCGCCGCAAGTACGGCCTGCGGATCGCGGTCGTGGAGCCGTGGCTGACCAGCTCGCTGACCGTGCGGCTGACGGAGCTGGTCCGCGGCGGCACGCTCGGCGAGCCGAGGGCGATCTCGATCGTGCAGAACAAGCCGCGGTTCCGCCGTTCGCTGACCAGGCCGAGCCACCTGACCGCGTTCGACGTGGAGCTGCCGCACGGTGTGGCGTTGGCGCTGCGGCTCGCGGGCAGTGCCCGGGTCACGCACGCCGCCGGGTACGACCTGACCGTGGGTGACGTGGTGGTGCCGCGGATGGGCGGCGCGCGGATCGGCCTGCGGCACAACAGCGGTGTGCGCACGGAGATCAGCTCCGACCTCACGTCGCCGGTGCGGGAGCGCCGGATCACGGTGGAGTTCGAGCGGGGCAGCGCGGTCGGCCACTACGCGGTGAGCGACGACGACGACCACTCGCAGCTCACCGTGACGGTCAACGGGCGCAGCGAGCACGAGGTGCTGCGGGACGATTCGCTCACCGAGTGGATGATCCGCGCCTACCGGCTCTTCGTCGCCGGCGGTGACCAGCACGCCCGCGGGTTCGCGTTCGCCACGGACGTGGTGCAGCTGCTGTCGGTGGCCAAGAACATCTGCGCCGAGCCGGTGATACCCACCGCGCGCGGTGAGGCGTCGCCCGGCCCGGTGGCCGTCCATGTCCGCTGA